A segment of the Peptoclostridium acidaminophilum DSM 3953 genome:
TTGCTGAGCTTTATGCAGTATTTCGTGCCAATAGAAGACGAGCTGGATATACCGCCCACATCTATACTGAGAGAGTTTATTGGCGGAAGCCGGATAGTGGGAATGTAAAGCTTTTGAGCCTTGCTCAGCCGCAGTGCTTTTCTTTGACAATGCAAATTGGCAATAGTATAATATATAAAAAAACTAAAATATAGAAAAAATATTTATTGTTTGACGCGGTCACTTTAGCAGTGTATAGTAATAAAGAAAAAATGACGTTTTAATTTGCGTTTGAAATTGAGAGGGATGGTGAGTTGAGGTGAAGGACATACTTGTTCTTAGGGATATAGATGAGATAAAAGCGGTATCCCACCCATACAGGCTTGAAATTATGGAGGCGTTTGACAATGAGCCGCTGTCGGCAAAGCAGCTTTCGGAGATATTGGGAGAGCCTCATGCTAAGGTGAACTATCATATAAAAACATTGCTTGCCGCAGGAATACTAGAGCTTGTTGAAGAAAGGGTAAAGTCAGGCATAATCGAAAAATATTACCTGCCGAAGGCCAAAATGGTTGTCATAGACAAGAGTATACTCAACAAGAGCATGGAAAACAATGACAGCGAGGTTACGCAGACACTGAATCAGGCATCCATATCTCTATTTGAAAAAGTAAGCGGAGATTTCTTTAGAGCGGCAGAAAATACGGAAATTCACTCAAAGCACATTATAATGCACAATGAATATTACCTTGCCGAAGATGAGGCAAAGGAGCTTATGGAGACTTTCAGCGCAAAGCTCAAGGAGATAATGGCTTCAAGGGAAAAGGCTGAAGATAAAAAACTTAGACCTTACAACATAGTATTCATGGCTATTCCGGATCTTAGAAGAGAAAAGAAAATATCTAAAGAATAAGTATCAATATGCTTGATACTTTTTTCTTTATATCCATATTTTTAATATTACTAGAACAACGAAAGGGGAAGAAAGAATGCTGGTCATAGGACCCCATATTTCAATAGCAAAAGGATTTTCAAAGGCAGCAGAAACTGCAATATCTATTGGAGCAAATACATTCCAGTTTTTCACAAGGAATCCTCGAGGAGCTTCTGTAAAGGCTCTTGACCAAAAGGACGTCGAGAAATTTCAGGCGCTCAGGGTTGAACATGACATGGGACCGTTTCTGGCCCATTGCCCTTACACTATGAATCTTGCCAGCAGCAAGGCCGACATAGTGGAGCTGGGCAAGAGGATGCTTAGAGAGGACATAGAGAGAATGGACCTTCTGGGCATTGAATACATGTGCTTTCATCCCGGCAGCCACACAGGTGACGGCGAGGATGTAGGGCTGGAAAGGATAATAGATGCCCTGAATAGCGTGATAAGAGGAGACGAAAAAGTATGGGTGCTCCTTGAAACAATGTCAGGCAAGGGGAGTGAAGTTGGATACACATTCGAGCAGCTAAGGAGAATAATAGACGGCGTAGAAAAAAGCGACAGGCTTGGAATATGCTTTGACACATGTCACACATTTTCTGCAGGCTATGACATAATCGGCGATCTCGATGGTGTGCTTGAAAAATTTGACAGCATAATAGGTCTGGACAGGCTCAAGGCAGTGCATTTCAACGATAGTCTCAAGGAGTTCGCATCAAGAAATGACAGGCACGCCAACATAGGAGAGGGCCTTATAGGCTTAGAAGGCCTTTCGAGCTTCATGAACCACCCCAAAATTAAAAATCTGCCGCTTTTCCTTGAAACACCCGGAGAGCCGGATGTGCACAAAAAGGAGATCGAACTGCTCAGAAGCCTGTATAGCGAGTAGACAAGTTCAACTTAAGTGTGCCCAATACTTTTAGTCGTGATATGGCGACAAAATTGTGATACAATTAGAATGTAATACAACTTGATATGTGTTGCAGGGAGCCGAAAACAATGGCTGAGAGGGAATTTGACATTCCGACCTTTTGACCTGATCTGGGTAATGCCAGCGTAGGGAACTAGCGTACATGACTGTTACTCGGCGAGGGTAGCAGTTTTTTTGTCAATAAAATCAAAAAAGAGGGGGTAGAAAAAGTGGCAGCAGTAAATGTGAGTCTTCAGGTGCTTCCGGTTGTGAGCGAAGAGGACATATATCCGGTGGTAGACAGTGTAATAGATTACATTGCAAGGACTGGAGTTAAATATGAGGTTGGACCAATGGAAACAACAATGGAGGGCGAGCTGGACGAGCTTCTTGACATAGTAAAGGCGGCCCAGCAGATCTGCATTGAAAAAGGAGCCAGCAGAGTCGTGTCTGTGGTTAAGATAGACTATAAAGCAGAAGGTGTGACAATGAATGAAAAAATTGGCAAGTACAGGAAGTAATCTGCTGCCTGGAGCATTCATAGTGCTGCTAGTTGTTTTGTGGGAGGTGTTCATAAAGATATCGGGAATTCCCAAGTATCTGCTGCCTGCTCCCTCCGGAATAATAAGAGCGCTTATAGATTCAAGGGATGTTTTGCTTTTGCATACAAAGACAACTGTGATTGAAGCGTCAATAGGCTACATAATTTCAATAATAATAGCGGTATCTGTTTCGGCTTCGATGAACAGATGGCAGTCTGTAAAGAGGACTTTATATCCGGTGCTTGTAATATCGCAGACGGTGCCAATAATAGTGCTGGCGCCACTCATAATGATATGGCTGGGATTTGGAATGCTGCCAAAGATTGCAATAGTTGTGCTGACCTGCTTTTTCCCCATAGCTGTCAGCGTGACGGAGGGTCTCGAGACCGTAGACGAGGACATAATAAGCATGATGAAAGTGATGGGTGCAAACAGCTGGCAAATATTCGCAAAGGTAAAGTTGCCGGCCATAATGCCTTCGTTTTTCTCGGGACTTAAGATAGCTGCCACATACAGCATAATGGGCGCAGTTATAGCGGAGTGGATAGGGGCTCAAAGCGGCCTTGGGGTATACATGACAAGGGCAATGCATTCCTTCCATACTGAAGCGCTGTTTGCCGACATACTTATAATAGTTTTGCTCAGCATAGGCGTGTTCGAATTTATAAACTTCATGGGCAGAAAAATAATGCCTTGGAACAAGTAGGAAAAAGGAACATACAAAATCGAAATGACAGGAGGAGAAGTTATGAAAAAGTTTATTTCAATTATGCTTTCGGCAGTGCTAGCGTTCTCAATGCTCTCAGGTTGTGCCAAAGAGGAGCCAAAAGATGAGGGCAAGCTTCAAAAGGTTGTAGTGACTCTTGACTGGACTCCAAATACAAACCATACGGGTCTTTATGTGGCAAAGGATAAAGGCTACTATGAGGAAGCAGGCTTGGATGTCCAGATAATACAGCCGGGCGAGGGAACAGCAGACCAGCTTGTGGCGGCCAACAAGGCTCAGTTCGGCGTCAGCTATCAGGAATCTGTGACGCTTGCAAGACTTGAAAACGTTCCCGTGGTATCAATAGCCGCAGTGATACAGCACAACACCTCGGGCTTTGCCTCGGTGAAGGACAAGGGGATTGTGACTCCAAAGGATTATGAAGGCAAAAGGTATGGAGGATGGGGCTCTCCTATAGAAAAAGCCACACTCAAAGCGCTGATGGACAAATACGGCGGAGACGTTGAAAAGGTTCAGATTCTAACAACTGGCGCCACAGACTTTTTTGCATCAAGCGAAAAAGATGTCGACTTTGCTTGGATATTCGAAGGTTGGACAGGCATAGAGGCCAAGCTAAAGGGGATAGAGCTTAACTACATCGATCTTGGCAAAGAGAACGAAGCGCTTGACTACTATACTCCTGTGCTAATAACAAACGAGAACAACATCAAAAACAATCCCGAGCTTGTAGAAAAATTTATGACGGCTACTTCGAAAGGATATGAAAGCGCAATAGAGAATCCGGGTGAAGCTGCGCAGATACTGCTCGATAATGCTCCGGAGCTGAATCCAGAACTTGTAAAGGCAAGTCAGGAATTCCTGAGTACCAAATACAAGGATGATGCGGACGTTTGGGGATATCAGAAGGAGACGGTATGGCAAAAATATACAGACTGGCTTTTTGACAACAAGCTCATTGAGAGCAAAATCGAAGTCAGCAAGGCATTCACCAACGATTTCCTCCCTCAAAAGGCGAAGTAATGAGCACCAGCAAAATCTCTATGAGGAATGTGCATAAGGATTTTTCCATGGACGAAGAATACCTTAAGGTGCTTGACGATATTAACATTGAAGTCTCCGAAGGTGAATTCATATCCATAATAGGACCCAGCGGCTGCGGCAAGTCCACAATATTTCACATACTTACAAAGCTAGTAGACGGCTACGAGGGTGAGGTGGAAATAGACGGCATGCCTCTTTCGGACTACGAAAAGCGGATAGGCTACATGCATCAAAAAGATCTGCTCATGCCATGGAGAACCGTTATAGACAATGTCATAATACCGCTTGAAATACAGGGCGAAAAAAAAAGCAAGGCAAGAGAAAAGGTCAAAGAGCTGCTGCCGGTGTTTGGATTGGATGGCTTTGAAAATGTTTATCCCAATGAACTTTCAGGCGGAATGAGGCAAAGGGCTGCGCTTCTTAGAACGGTGCTGGTAGACAGCGACATAATGCTGCTTGACGAACCCTTTGGAGCGCTTGACGCCATCAACAGGACTGCAATGCAAAACTGGCTGCTTGACATATGGAGCAAGTTCGAAAGAAGTGTAATGTTTATAACCCACGACATAGAAGAGGCGATATTCCTCTCGGACAGGGTATATGTCCTCACGCAAAGGCCGGCCAGGGTGCTGCAGGAGATAAAAATCGATTTTGAAAGGCCAAGGACAAAAGAAATCCTGATAAGCCAGAAATTTTTGGAATACAAGAAAATACTGATGAATTCTTTGTAGTCAAATGCCGCAAGCCGCAGTCAAACGCAGCTATGCGGCATTTTGTCTAATTATATGGGATGATTGGGAGGATTGGAATGTTTATAGATGTCCATTGCCACATAGACCAATATAAGAATATCGATGGATTGCTAAATGATGATGTCAAAGCTGTAGTAGGGGCTGCAATCGATTTCGAATCGGGCGAGAAGCTGCTGAGCATCTGCAGACAAAATGCGGGTTTTTATGCGGCACTCGGCATACATCCTGAATACAGCGGAAACTTTAATCAGCTTGAAGCTGTCAAAAGACAGATAGAGGAGAACAAGGATGAAATAGTAGCAATAGGCGAGATAGGTCTGCCATACTACTCGCTAGAGGGAATGGACGAGATGGAGGCAAAGGCCGTTTACAAAAGAGCTCTCCATGTGCTTGATGAGCTCTTGAGCTTGGCGTCAAGGCTTCAAAAACCGGTTGTTCTCCATGCTATAGAAGCCACTGCATATGATGCGCTGGCACTGCTTGAAAAGTATCGCATCGAATCCGCTCTTTTCCACTGGTTTGAAGGCGAAGAAAGGGCGCTTTCAAGGCTGATTGAAAAGGGGTATTACGTGTCTGTAGGGCCTGATGTCCTTTGCAACAAAGCTTACGATGATTTCGTTGACAAGGTGCCGCTTGAGAACATGGTGTTTGAAAGCGATGGACCATGGGAATACGCGGGTGAAGTTGGAGTGCCCGCCATGGTCCGGTCAGTGGCAAGGCATATTTCAAATAAGAGGGGAATAAGCCTGAGTCGTGTGGAGAGTGTGGCATATGAAAACACCTGCAGACTATACAAGCGCTTTTTCTAATAATGGATATGAAAGTGCCTGTGTTTTATGATATATTATTTTGGAGACCTAAGATTTTCAGGGGAGGAGTTTATGCAATTTGCCGATACAAAATGGAAAATAATTCATGCAAGCCGTAAGGTGTTTGCTGAAAAAGGCTTCCACAATGCAAAAATGGAAGACATAGCAGATGAAGCTGGAGTCGGCAAGGGAACCATATACGATTATTTTTCAAGCAAAAAAGAGCTGTTTGAAACCATGATAAAAGAGATGGCAATGGGCTTTAGAAAGCTGATTCAGGAAAATATATCAGAGGATATGGATTTTGACGAAAAGCTAAAAGCATTGGCGCGCGTCAAATTCGAAATCATAAAGAATCACAAGGATATAGAAAATCTTGTATTCAAGAATTTTTCGAATTTTGATGAGAGTCTTATGGGCTGGCTGGAAAAAATACGAAATGAAATGCTGGAATATTTTGAGGGAGTCATGCAGGAAGGTATAGATAGCGGCAGGATTAAAGACATAAATCCCAAGTATGCGACGCTGATGTATATAGGTGGTTTGCATTTCTTGAGCCACTACATCTGCCATATGGAGGATGCCGACTATGAGAAAGAAAAAGAGAGCGCGCTTGATACTTTTTTAAGCATCATGTTCAAGGGGCTGGAAAAGAAATGTTTGTAGGCGTGTGTACATTGGAGCTTTATATTTTTCATGCATATTCTCTAAAGGACAAAAGGCAGGTCATAAAGAGCATAATAGACAGGCTAAAATCCAGATACAACATATCTGTCGCTGAGGTTGGACAAAATGACGTCTGGAATAAGTCTGAAATCGGCATTTCGTGCGTATCAAATTCCAAAAGCCAAATCAACGAGGTATTCAATAAAATAGTCGACTTCATAGATAATGATGAGAGGGTCGAAATTACAAATATGGAAATGGAGATTTGGTGATAAAAGTGAATTCAGAACATATATTGGAAATACTTGCAAGTGAATATCCCGACGCAAAGTGCGAGCTAAGCCACAATACTCCATTCGAGTTGCTTGTGGCTACGATACTCTCCGCCCAATGCACTGATGTAAGGGTGAACATTATAACGAGCGACCTTTTTAAGATGTACAACAAGCCGGATGATTTTGCATCTATGGAGCTTGAGAAACTCGAGGAGCTCATAAGGAGTTGCGGATTTTACAAGAATAAGGCAAAAAACATAATAGGTGCATCTCAGATGATAATAGAAAGTTTTGCAGGCAATGTCCCTGACAGGATCGAAGAGCTTTTAAAGCTGCCCGGCGTAGGCAGAAAAACAGCAAATGTAGTCTTAAGCAATGCGTTTTCAAAGCCGGCGATAGCTGTTGATACTCATGTTTTTAGGGTTTCAAAGAGAATAGGCCTGGCATCCGGCAACACTCCAGACGAGGTTGAAAGGGAGCTTATGAAAGCAATACCAGTGAGTATGTGGTCACTTGCACACCATCTGCTTATATTTCATGGAAGAAGAAGATGCGCAGCGAGAAAGCCGCTGTGCGAAGGGTGCTGCATAAGTCAATTCTGCAAATACTATAACAAAGGGAGGAAACAGAGTTGAATAAAAAGCTGCTTATTGCAATAATAGGCATAGTCCTAGCCCTGCCCATAATAACAATTTCTACGATCCACCATTCTTTTGGCAATTCAGGACTCATAGCAAAGGGCGTATATATAGACAAGGTATATGTGGGAGAAATGGACAAAATTGCGGCGGCAAAGGCCGTTGAAGGAAAGTATTCGATAGACAAGCTTGAACTCACGCATGGCGAAAAGACATATGAAATAACGCCGCAGGAGCTGGGCTTCAAAATAGACACTGAAAAAGCGGTCGGCAAGGCATATATATACGGCAGAGAAAGTGTAATGGAGTATATTGGATCGCTCACAGGCAAGAGCCTGCATATAAAGCTGAATTCGGAGTATTCTCCCGAGCTTGTAGCAAGTGTTGTGGGTAATATTTCAAAGGACATAGACTATTCTCCAAAGGATGCGACCATAAGGATATCCGGCGGCAAAGCCAGCTTCACAAGGGAAGCAGACGGGCTTGAGGTTGAAAAGGAGAAGCTCACGGGTATGATAGAATCTGTACTCAGATACGAATCTGCAGAAAAATCAATGCAGATACCAACAAATGTGCTGAGCGCCGCAATAAAGTATGACCAGATAAAAGGCATAAGCACAGTGCTTGCAGCCCATTCCACAAAGTACAATGCTTCAAACGCGGAAAGGTCTGAGAATCTAAGGGTTGCTTCAAGCAGCGTTAGTGGGCATGTTGTAATGCCCGGAGATGTTTTTTCGCTCAATGCGGTTACAGGCAAAAGAAGCATTCAAAACGGATACAAGATGGCGCCTATCATAGTAAAGGGCAAGATTGAAGACGGCCTTGGCGGAGGGGTTTGCCAGGTGTCCACGACTCTTTATAATGCAGTAATCAGGACGGGCCTTGATATTGTGGAAAGAAGAAACCATTCTATTCCTTCTTCGTATGCAGACATGGGGCTTGATGCTACAGTTTCCTACGGAAGCATAGATTTCAAGTTCAAAAATACTCTCAAAAATCCAGTGTATATAAACATAGCTCCTTATGGAGGCACAATCACAGCCCAGATATATGGATATCCTGAAGACAGGAGAATTGTTAAGATTGAAACGCAGTTGATTGAAAAAATAGAAAGAGGAGTTGAAACAAAATACGACGCCCAACTTGCGGAAGGCAAGCAGCGTATAGAGGACAGCGGAAGGGACGGCTTCAAGGTCAAGGCGTACAGGACATTTATTGATGGTAGCGGCAAAAAACAGCAGCTCTCCAGCGATTACTACCCTCCTGCTAAAAAGGTGATAGTTATAGGGACTAAGAAGGCGGAGGCGCAGGAAAACCAGGAGCAAACTGAAGCAGCAGAGTCACATACCAATTTGTAGCATGGGGGGAAGCTCTAAAATTGAACGGTAACATTGAAGAACTATACGATAAACAGGTATATTGTCCGGTGTGCAATGAAAAATTCAGCACAAAGAAGCTCAGGCGTTCAGCTATGAGAGTCCAGAGTACCGATGCGGACTTTTGCGTTCACTACAATTCGGAAAACCCATATTTTTATGCACTCTGGGTGTGCAGGAAATGCGGTTATGTTGAGTTTGAAAACAGGTTTGAAAGCATAAGCAAAGCAGGGGCAGACAAAATAAAAAAAGAGGTTACGCCCAAATGGACTCCAAGAGATTATGGAGGCAAAAGAGATATAGCACAAGCCATGCAAATATACAAGCTGGCGCTGTATCAGGCGGAGCTTCTTCAAAAGGAATATTCTAACAAGGCCGTACTGTGCCTTATGATAGCATGGCTTTACAGGTATGAAAACGACACTGCGAGCGAAACGAGATTCATGAAATCTGCGCTTGAGCTTTATGCTAAAGCATATTCGGCTGAAGATTTCCCAATAGGCGGTATGGATTCAGCAAAGCTTTCATACCTCATAGGGGAGTTAAACAGAAGATGCGGAAATTTTCGGGAGTCGATTAAATGGTTTGACAAAGCGATTAACGACCCAAATGTAAAAAAATCAATTCATATAAAAAAGAAAGCCAGAGAGCAGTGGCATAAAGCTGCAGAGTATTACAAGGCGGCAAAGCCTGCCGAATAACAAAGTTGGGAGTTGATTTGCTAGTATGCCTTTAAATATAGTGCTTGTGGAGCCTGAAATTCCTCAAAACACAGGAAACATAATAAGAACATGCGCCGTAACAGGTGCAAAGCTGCATCTTGTGAGACCTCTTGGTTTTGTAATGAACGACAAGTACCTCAAAAGGGCCGGGCTTGATTATTGGGACATGGTGGATATAAATTACTATGACAGCTTTGAAGAGCTTAAGGTCAGATTTCCTGGTTCGTCATATCACTTTGCCACCACTAAATGCCAAAACAGGCATAGCGATGTCAAATACAAGGACGAGTGCTTTATTGTTTTTGGGAAGGAGACGAAAGGTCTTCCTAAGGAACTTTTGGAACAAAACGCAGATGAATGCATAAGGGTTCCCATGCTTAAAGATTCAAAGGCTAGATCACTGAATCTTTCAAACAGCGTGGCCATAGTCGTGTATGAAGCGCTAAGACAGCTGGGTTATCCTGGATTGGAATAATTGAGAAAGTCGGGGAGAAGATTGATAATGGATATTAAGATTATTTCAGACAGCCTAGCAGACATACCGCAAGAGACAGCCAGGGCGCTTGACATTGAAGTAATGCCACTGACCATAATATTTGATGATGCTCAGTATGAGGATGGAGTTGAAATCACTCCGGCAGAAATGTACAAAAAAATCGAAGCATCAGGCAAGCTGCCCACTTCATCTCAAGTAACACCACAGAAATTTGAAGAAGCCTTCAGGAAATATGTGAATGAAGGCTACACCGTAATATATATAGGTTCCTCATCAAGGGCTTCGGGCACTTTCCAGTCTGCACTGGTTGCAAAAAATGCGGTAGGCAGTGAAGAGGTACACGTTTTTGACACATACCTTTTAAGCTATGCCAGCGGAATGATTGCAGTCGAGGCTGCCAGAATGGCCAAGGAAGGCAAGAATCCAGAGCAGATACTGAAAAGGTCGCAGAGCATGAAGGAACGCATGGGGTGCTTATTTACAGTAGACACGCTTGACTATCTAAAGCGAGGAGGCAGGCTTTCTGCAACAAAAGCCGCAATAGGCACAATACTAAATGTAAAGCCCTTGTTGACACTCGAAGATGGAATAGTAAAGCACCTTAAGAATGTAAGGGGGACAAAAAAGGCTCTTGAAGAGATGTTGGATATCATCATATCGGAAGCGGGAGAATCTCCCGAGCAGATAACGATTTCTCATGGACTTGATATGGAACTGTTCTCGAATTTGCAGGATATGGCGGCCGAGCGCATGGACATGGATAGAATTCAGACATCACAGATAGGGGCTGTAATAGGGATACATACAGGACCAAGCGTAGCAGCAGCTTTTTATCTTAAAAAATAATTTGAAACGCAGCCCTGTTTGCTAAAAATAGCAAACAGGGTTTTTTGTTTTGTTTTATAAACGATATTGATTGAGACAAACTAACTTATATAGTTATTAATAAAAAGATGTTTGAGGGATATCTATAAAGGTAACTATACGTATAGAGAAATTCAATATTCAATTCTAAATCAATTCATTCAATATACATCTAATCTGTAACATTATTATTAACTTCTGAATTATTAAGAGGTAAACGGCAGATTCAAATATATTTTATAATCAAAATGATTCCACGCATTTAAAAAATACAACGCAGGGTATATAACTAATGTGAATTTGTGATTTTTCCATTGAGCAGCATAAATGGATGTAAATAGCTTGAAATTTGTATGAAGGAGGTGCGTGTAAAAAACTATACTGCACGGCTGATTTTGGGATTTTGAAATGAACCAAATTCTTTATAATTATGAGGAGGTATTCTTAAATGCGTTTAGAAATTGGAAATATTTTTATCAAGGACATCCAGTTTGGAGAGCAAACTAAAGTAGAAAATGGGGTTCTTTATGTAAATAAAGACGAAATGATTAAAAAATTAAGCGTAATTGAACACATCAAATCAGTAGATCTTGACATCGCACGTCCAGGAGAGAGTGTGAGAATAACTCCTGTTAAGGATGTTATAGAGCCAAGGGTTAAGGTTGAAGGACCTGGCGGAATATTCCCGGGAGTAATAAGCAAGGTTGAGACTGTAGGTTCAGGAAGAACTCACGTGCTTAAGGGCGCTGCGGTAGTAACAACTGGAAAGGTAGTTGGATTCCAGGAAGGTATAGTAGACATGAGCGGTGTTGGAGCAGAGTATACTCCTTTCTCGAAGACTTTAAACCTTGTAGTGATAGCTGAGCCAGAAGATGGAATAGAGCAGCACAGACACGAAGAGGTTCTGAGAATGGTTGGACTAAACGCCGGCGTATATATTGGAGAAGCTGGAAGAAGCGTAACTCCAGACGAAGTAAAAGTATATGAAACTGATACAATATTCGAAGGAGCAGCCAAGTATCCAAACCTGCCAAAGGTAGGATATGTATACATGCTTCAAACTCAGGGTCTTCTACACGACACATATGTATACGGCGTAGATGCGAAGAAAATAGTTCCAACAATACTATACCCAACAGAAGTAATGGATGGAGCCATACTAAGCGGAAACTGCGTTTCGTCATGCGACAAGAACCCAACATACGTACACTGCAACAACCCGATGGTTGAAGAGCTTTACGCAATGCACGGAAAAGAGATCAACTTTGTTGGTGTTATAATAACAAACGAAAACGTATACCTTGCTGACAAGGAAAGATCTTCAGACTGGACAGCAAAGCTTTGCAAGTTCCTGGGACTTGACGGTGCAATAGTATCACAGGAAGGCTTTGGAAACCCAGATACAGACCTTATAATGAACTGCAAGAAGATAGAAATGGAAGGCGTTAAGACTGTAATATCTACAGACGAGTACGCAGGAAGAGACGGAGCATCTCAGTCACTTGCTGATGCTGATGTTAGAGCTAACGCTGTTGTAAGCAACGGCAACGCCAACATGGTAATAGTACTTCCTCCAATGGACAAGACTATAGGTCACATTCAATACATCGACACTATAGCAGGCGGATTTGACGGTTCGCTAAGAGCTGACGGAAGCATAGAAGTTGAAATTCAGGCTATAACAGGAGCTACAAACGAGCTTGGCTTCGGATACCTATCTGCTAAAGGATACTAAATCCAAATTAAAAATTCAACAGAGCAAAAGAAATTTGTTAAGTTAAATAATTAAAAAATAACCATATAAAGGAGAGACTTTGGTATGTCAATATTTGACGGCAAAA
Coding sequences within it:
- a CDS encoding DUF2225 domain-containing protein — its product is MNGNIEELYDKQVYCPVCNEKFSTKKLRRSAMRVQSTDADFCVHYNSENPYFYALWVCRKCGYVEFENRFESISKAGADKIKKEVTPKWTPRDYGGKRDIAQAMQIYKLALYQAELLQKEYSNKAVLCLMIAWLYRYENDTASETRFMKSALELYAKAYSAEDFPIGGMDSAKLSYLIGELNRRCGNFRESIKWFDKAINDPNVKKSIHIKKKAREQWHKAAEYYKAAKPAE
- the trmL gene encoding tRNA (uridine(34)/cytosine(34)/5-carboxymethylaminomethyluridine(34)-2'-O)-methyltransferase TrmL, with protein sequence MPLNIVLVEPEIPQNTGNIIRTCAVTGAKLHLVRPLGFVMNDKYLKRAGLDYWDMVDINYYDSFEELKVRFPGSSYHFATTKCQNRHSDVKYKDECFIVFGKETKGLPKELLEQNADECIRVPMLKDSKARSLNLSNSVAIVVYEALRQLGYPGLE
- a CDS encoding DegV family protein, whose protein sequence is MDIKIISDSLADIPQETARALDIEVMPLTIIFDDAQYEDGVEITPAEMYKKIEASGKLPTSSQVTPQKFEEAFRKYVNEGYTVIYIGSSSRASGTFQSALVAKNAVGSEEVHVFDTYLLSYASGMIAVEAARMAKEGKNPEQILKRSQSMKERMGCLFTVDTLDYLKRGGRLSATKAAIGTILNVKPLLTLEDGIVKHLKNVRGTKKALEEMLDIIISEAGESPEQITISHGLDMELFSNLQDMAAERMDMDRIQTSQIGAVIGIHTGPSVAAAFYLKK
- a CDS encoding glycine/sarcosine/betaine reductase component B subunit, with the translated sequence MRLEIGNIFIKDIQFGEQTKVENGVLYVNKDEMIKKLSVIEHIKSVDLDIARPGESVRITPVKDVIEPRVKVEGPGGIFPGVISKVETVGSGRTHVLKGAAVVTTGKVVGFQEGIVDMSGVGAEYTPFSKTLNLVVIAEPEDGIEQHRHEEVLRMVGLNAGVYIGEAGRSVTPDEVKVYETDTIFEGAAKYPNLPKVGYVYMLQTQGLLHDTYVYGVDAKKIVPTILYPTEVMDGAILSGNCVSSCDKNPTYVHCNNPMVEELYAMHGKEINFVGVIITNENVYLADKERSSDWTAKLCKFLGLDGAIVSQEGFGNPDTDLIMNCKKIEMEGVKTVISTDEYAGRDGASQSLADADVRANAVVSNGNANMVIVLPPMDKTIGHIQYIDTIAGGFDGSLRADGSIEVEIQAITGATNELGFGYLSAKGY